In Brassica napus cultivar Da-Ae chromosome C2, Da-Ae, whole genome shotgun sequence, the sequence GAGAAGAGATAAATCTTGAAGCTGACATTTAATTACGTACAAAAGAAAATCAAGAGCTTAGTAGATCTACTCCACAAAGAGAACACCATAACTTATCCATGACGTGAAGCTCGTGGTACCGTCGCTAATCTAAACTAATCCTCAGCATGTTAATCGCGTCATTAAGCCTGTCATTAGGCATACACAAAGAGCTAACTCATGCTTTGAAGCATCTCAAGTTCGTAGAAGAGAATGGTCGAAACACAATCAAAtttgctttgaattttttttttataaaagctttgaacaaatattcacaacttaatatttagattttaaactttgcattgaattttattcaaaatcataaattactaaaattattaaacattccacaaaaaaacatataatacgtaaatgtaatagttactgaattttttaattataaaatatatacttataattttataatatgtaaaaaacataaaatacgtAAATGtaatttatctttaattataagatatattaacaaatgtcacaatcttaaatatataattgttagGTGTCACGATCATGTTTGTAAGTGATACCGTATTTGTGAATTTTGTGTTTTGATGTGGTCATTGATTTTACTTATTGCCTACAGGGTTCATTTGTGTTGTTCTAAGGTTTTGATATTGTATATGATTCTTGAATTTTCCGTTTTACTAacaatttttcaatttatatttttttccttatctgaatttcttgtgtttttctttgtgtcTTTGCTACAAACTCTTTTGTTACTCTTCTTATCATTTACTTATCTGTAGTGCCACCTTATTCGAATTTGTATAatggttttttattttacttttacttCGGTCTAATTTACATTGCCACTTATTTGACTGTATCATTTTCCTTGAGTTTTTTCCATTCTTTTCGTTTCTCGTTTTGTTATGATTCCACAAATCTAAAAACCTAGCTTGTGCCTAGTGATACTAAAGTTTATTTCACATTGAAGCTTAGTGATATTAAATAGTTAAttctttgtttatgtttataaattCGTAAACAGGTGATACAAATTGTATGTAGTCAACATTTTtgacatttattttgttttaaagccCATCAATATATCACTGGGATTTATGCTCTGCTATTCCCTCTTGTCCGTCAAGATTGAACCTCCAAAGAGTTCACAAAATATAcccatattatattaaatatgaccatgttacatatatacattagaatttattataaaaatttaaaactatttatattaaatgtttatCTGTATTACAATCAGCTGTAAAAGAATTGATATCAAAAGTTTCTTCCTCCATCTTCTTAGCAGGAATGCATATGCCTTCAAGTCCACAACGAACAAAGAGTTTATCCCGCTCCAAAGGGACACCCCGGAAAGATAAGAGCTCTTCAGTCCCAGACTTGTGACTGTTCCATAATGTTTGACTTGAGTAACAGTTCCAGTCTTCAAGGTCAAATGATGGTTTGGAGCTTTCAGATTTTACGGGTCCAGTAACTGGTGTAGTGTTTGGCGCCGGCAGAAGTAACATGGAGTAGCTTCTAAAATGGACGAATGAGAAGAGCTGAGATCCTGAGCCAGAAGAGAGTAATGGCTTGTGTGCACTGCTGCTGATATCTGGGGTAGAGCTTATAGGAGGTGGTAAAGAACGGGGTTGCTGAGAAATAGTGTTATCCAACGGTATCAACCACTTCAAAAGGTTCCCATATGGATCCTTGTGTTCATGATCAGAAAGTTGGTCCATGTCTTGATGCTTCTCAAACTGCAGTATCTCAATGATTGGTTATGTGGGACAGTCAACGATATAAACTTGTAATGAGACCTTCACCCTTCCAAATAAAGGCATTGTGTGAGATTCAGTAGGTTAAAACAACAACTTATAAGAATTACCATCATGTGTCTCCATTGGGTAAGGCACAACATTTTGCCTTACTTCTTGCTACACCTCCAACAACATTAAGATCAAACTCTCCTCTATCTAAAAAAGCACTAACACAAGGTCTCTTTTTTCCCGCTTTTCCTCTAGCTTTGTATCTCCCAACACAGAGGTTTCTTTGACCAAAGCGGCTCACCAGACTCTGCGATCCTAACAAAGAAATGAGACTTCTGAAACCTGGAAATGAAGTCTTATGTTCTTCTCTTATTGATCTTCCATCCTGAAAATTGATTCGCCATTAGATACGTCCTTTTTGTGAATCCAAACTCTCTTTACCAGGATTGTCACTGTTCTGAGTTGCAAACTGACCATCAGGGCTCAATTCCCCATCCCTTGATGGTGTACTCGTCCCATTGTCAGAGAGATTTCTCTGTAAAGTTTTGCTCATCACCTCAGCAACTTTAAAAGGGGTGATAATCTCGGCGTCCCCTTTACTCTCAGATAAGCATGCAACTGCAAGGATCTGAATCTGCTCCCCTGTAAGTAGAAACAAATGCCTCTGATGTTACAACAGTTTGTATCAGTTTTAAATGATGAAACATCTGAGAGACAGAGCATATACCAGTAAACACAAAGGAGCGATCCAGAGACGTAATAACTGAATATCAACAGACTCAGACCAGTTATTCGGGATCTCCTCTGTAATAAGAAGACATCACCACCACATTAGATTAAGTAGAGAAGAAGGTAAAGTTCAAAACTTTCAAAATTGGATATTATACTATATGGAACAGAGATCCATCCTTCTTCCTCAGACACATCTTAGAACCTCCCCATACCAAAGCCACCAGTGTTTGCGTTTGACTCTCCATTACCATCATCTTCCTCCAAAGCGTGTGATGGTTCCAACTCTCTGGCAGTGTCATGTGATGTTTCTCCGGCAGGACGTGAAGTTTGATGGCCTTGTCCAAGGCATGGAGATGTCTGGTGCTTTGGCTCCGGCTTGACAAAAACCAcactaattttaaaacaaaagtaaacaaATATTAGTATTTCAATACTTCCTACCACATTCTTCGTCTCACTACGAAAACAATAAAACAGTTACTGATAACGAAATCGAGACTCACGCCTAAGCAGAGACGGTATATTCTTTGACAAACATCTATGTATGAGTCGGAAGGTATTATAGACTTGAAGAAAGGAGATAGACAGAGGAATGAAAATCAAAAATGATAACTACCACAAAATACCAAAAAGTTTGATTAGAAATATTAGGCGTGAGTCTGTGAGGTATTTCATTATTTAAGATACATGTTCGTGTCGAACCTTTGCGTCGAGAAGAAGTATGTAATAGATATGGAAGTACCTGCGTTTTTCTTGACGTTAGGCGACTCCCACAAACTGAGGAGGCGAGCAACAATGAATTGAGAAGTCCAGGCAAGTCAGAGCCTCAAAGGTGAATCTTAACTCACTATCCTCGACAACTTATATAATGAGCATCAAGCAGTGAAGTAATTGAGAAGGCATAATATTCTCTTCAGTGTTCAGAACTGATTTCAATTGGGCATTGTGAGATGTAAAATGGTTTGTGTGAATCAGATAATTTGTTCGTCGACGGAGGCGAATCGGCGAGTAAGTCACGAATGTTTCTGATGACATGGCTCATTCTTAACTTAGGAGTGGCTGAAAGCAGTATATAAAGACGGAGGAAAAAAAGGAACTGAAACGAAACCATAAAAAAGGAGTATTGATGGATCGATTAAAACTCAGTCGAAATAGTTTACGGGGAGAAGCCGAAGTGGCAGAGGAGAAGAGGGAAGACGAAGTGGTAGAGGAGGCGAGAAGAGACACGCGACTTCAGCTCCGCGTCGTAGACCTAGGTCTAATTATTAGATGATCTAAAAGCCCAATCCCAAATCAAaagaaattcagaaaaaaatttaagCCCAGCCCGAAAACGAGATGTTCTGattggaaatttttttatgcTGACGTGAACATGTTAGAATTGGAGATTAtctcccttttagtattgtgatcATCAAAATGAAAGCAAATAGATTTTACTTTTAAGAAGAAAAGGGAAAGGAGTGTGCAGTAAAGATGGCAGAGGGTTATGCGTGCGGGTGTAAGCGTATACATTCATCGAGTCAggcctttttcttttatttactgGAGTATTTTATAGAATATACACATATTCCCTGAGATCCATTTCCATTTCTTTCTTTAGCAACTTTCTCTTACTTTTATACTAGTATTTCTCAACTGTTAAATCAATTATGTATTACAATTTTAAATGGTTTTGTTTGATACTGTTTTCATCCTCAAAAACTGAAAATCACTTAGGTAAACTATTTGGAATAATAgcttaccaaaaaaatatctgaaatgtttcagattttaaaagaaggaatataatattagaagtaagtttatgtttatgtttagtGGAAGTAGGTTTATTTAATCTTATATCAAATCGTGGttcaaaaggaaaagaaaaactatatcaaatcaattattccattataaatataaatagtcGAAGAATCAGATTGCCGGCGGTACACGTGCATAGACTGATATAAAAATCAGGTTAAACTGTAGTAAATGCAAAACGTATTACACTATCTATCTCACTTTTGGCTGGCCACACGATCTTATGATAAATCTCCCAAATCATTCATTTACccgtgtttcaaaaaaaaagtcattcGGTTACCCTAGATAAccctataatttatataaatactagattttataaaagattttaGAAGTAAATCTAGGGAACAAATGCTTTCATCCAATAATTCAAAACCTGCTGTACTTGCATAGGCTTACCTAAGCCTATCCATTATTAAATACTTAGTATATAGTTTATGTACTTTTTAAGatctaatttattttctttaaggGGCCTATCTCTCTAGCTCTGATGATATCCCTGTTACACTCTTTTTATCCTTTttcaattgttatttttttcctatttccGTTTATTATTGCACAAGTAATACATGATACCGTCGGTCTACTAAACTATATTGCATTATTGtctaaaaggtaaaaaaattcatttagttaATGTATTGAATTAATTTGTCTGCTATCATTAAACTTGCCAGAACATCAATTAGTAGCTAAACACAGTAAGGGCTAGTCTTTCTCATATCGGTAACACTATTTcatgtaatttatttttgaaatctattctattaaaatagcagTGTGATCCATTGATAAAAGTATGGTCCaactattatttcttttatctttatcattatttagaatattatttattatgctTTATGCTATTagacatatatttaaattaccaaTTAAAAAGACCTAAAaagatgtaaaacaaaaaatatacccgctcTTAAAGAATCTAGTAACTTAATTGAAGTTAAACACCTTACtttgaacccaaaaaaaaagaagttaaaccACCTTACAAGCAGAAACGGTACTGGCCACTGTGTAACAGAAATAATGTAAAAAGTCATGGTAACATTGTTCAGAATTACTGTGCTAGTAAATTCGTATATAGTTTACGTTACACTAAACTTTGAGATAttaggtaaaaaaaaatcactaaaatgaAAGTAAAAGACTGTTTGTAATACCTCTCTTATAGTATGTGTCAATCAAATGACAAAAGGGGTCCATTCCTCGTCTTTGTCTGTTTGTATGTAATATATGTCTGTATCAAATTTAATAGCTTCGAAAATGACAGAGAAAGAAAAATAGCAAGTtgcaaaatatattaagtttGGAAATTTTAACTGCGATTAGGAGTAAAATATCACTTACACCTGTTAAAATCAAACTGCGCAACATAAACGTCTCGCATAAACACATACATGGCACTCTTGTTTCTTTTGCTTcacacaaaattaaaaaaaaacttgttaaaTAAGTTATTCTATTATATCTATATCACTAAATCTTAAGAAAGATTGCAGAGAAAATAGTGTGCTGTTATGAAATTCGGTTTGAATTCGGTTTGAATTCCTCTCTAGAGTAATGTttctatttatgttttttttaatttgggtcTCTGGGATTTCGATTTGTGAACTCTCCTTTGGTCTTTGGCCTTCGGAAGAGTTGCGACTCTTGTCGACTGTTGGGATGGTACTTCCGTTTAGTGAAAttcaaaaatgaccaaaaaaaaaaagaagtagaaGCCTAGAAGGAGAAGGTGAAAAGGTAATAAATGAAGGAGGAAGAGGAAAAAGGACAATGGCAGCACCGACCTGCTCCACCAGAGAATGACCTCTCACGCATTTCCGTTCACAAGTAATCCCTTATTTTCTTTAATTCTACggatttaaatttattttagttttacgtTTATCCAAAATTTGTTATTAATCTGTTTGAACTTAGAAGATCCAGTAAATGTTAGTTTATTCGATTCTAGTTAAAGACATTTTAAACTAGTAAATCATTATAAGAAGtgcaaaaaatcattttaaaaaggtGAAATCACTATATGATTGATAAAAACTTACAAACATAACAGGGTAATATTCTCATATAGCTATTTTTAAGTTATTgtaacaaaaatagtttttaataaagaaaatgattaaaataactcattttttattttaaaaattctaatttttaattttttaaaatttaaaactctaTCCTCAAAACTCAAACCCTTGtaccatctccaatggtacacaaaattttactctatattttactctaaaatagagtaattctattatagagttgaatttgctcctatttgaaataaaaaaacaacattactctatatttcactctattatagagtgaaccattggaacaaattcaactctataatagagttactctattttagtgtgaAATATAGAAGaaatttttgtgttctattgcatatgcttttaactttaaaccataaatctagattaattaaccttagcatgtaaatgtatttttactctttaataaaatttattttggtcattttttaattgaaagctattttcgtgacaaaaactaaaaaaaaaaaactattctacGGAATTCCTCGACATATAATAATCATTGAGTCATTCATCTTGGGGTATAATCATTCATAGCCTatctatataaaatacaaaatattatcacGCGAGTAGTTTCTCGGAGTCTTGATTATAATTCCCTACAAAGAGAGATAGGacgaatataattttatttgtaagGTTTAATGACAATTTGATGTGAAGATTTGGTTCGTGAATGCTAACACATGACACTGAACGACGTCCTTTACAGTATATGGCCAATGAATGTGAAAAGGTCCTGAGGATGGAGGGGGGAGGGGGGCAAATCAATCCGTGCGTTATACAGGCAAAAGTGGAGTATTTGGAATCAGTCGcactaaaatagagttttgGAGTTGGGTTAAAGATGACACAAGGGTGTAAGTGTTAAACATACATGTATAACCGTTTACTACATAATCATCTTGAAAGAACTATTGCATAGTACATGCAAAATCAATCCGCGCGTTATACAGGCAAAAGTGGAGTATTTGGATAGTATCAACCACTCGCACTAAAGTAGAGTTTTGGAGTTGGGTTAAAGATGACACAAGGGTGTAAGTGTTAAACATACATGTATAACCGTTTACTACATAATCATCTTGAAAGAACTATTGCATAGTACTCTTTTATTGAGGTTTTGTATCATCGTCTAGGCTATGTGAAAGGCGTGTTTAATGGGCGGTGACGACTAGCTTGATTACCGTGTGGCCGCCGCGGTTGGGTACGGATCAAGCAAGTGCATGGATTATGTCATAGTGAAGAATTCTTGGGGACCAAAATGGGGAGAAAAAGGTTGCATTAGGATGAATAAAAACGACACTAGTAagctagaatttttttttttggtaactctggtatctgggcaaCCACATTTCCAACTATCCCCGTAGagggtccagcgccccaacggaagggatgttaaatccgttgtggccaaggctcgaacccgggtggcgGGCAGTACAGCTGTACCTCTTTCCCAACCAAACTTAAGTGATGTTCATATTAAATCATGTTCTAATATCAAATCCTCAATTtaactttcttttttgtttattctaAACTGGGTAGGTCGCAAAACTGAATAACAGTACGATCAAGCTTTGACATTTACATACCCCTTTAATATGCACCGAATTACAAAagtgaaaaagaagaaaatattcgTGTAAACATGAGAATGtgaattcaaatatataaaaaaaaaaaaacaaaatcactaTTGTCGTGGAAGTAACACATTAACAGAAGATGTTCCTGCTGTTGACGTGGGACTAATCTCGTCCTCTTCGTTGTCTTCTAACGATCTACCCATAGTCTCACGCGTGAAAAAATAAGTAACCAACACTCCAGCGATACAAACGCCGCCAAGTATCAAAAACGCTATCCTCACGCGTTTCACGTCTGGGAAAACGTCCTCCTCGTAGTGTTTGTGTTTCGTGGCCCACAAGAAACCAACAATTCCAACAATGGCTCCAAGCTTCCCGGCAGCTCCTGAAATTCCATGGCACGTTGACCTAAACCTCGTCGGAAAAAGCTCAGCAGGGATAATAAACGTCGTCGTGTTGGGACCAAAGTTGCTAAAGAAGAAGATCAATCCGTAGAGAACCATAAAGCCTTTATCATTATTACTCTTCTCATGCTTAGACCGATACCAACTGTATGGTATCCCAGCGGCTAAGTAAACAAGGGCCATAATAAAAAAGCCCATTATCTGAATCTTGACCCGGCCCACTCTGTCGATGAAATAAACTGTGAACCAGTAGCCAGGGATGGTGGAGCAAGCGGCTACGATGGCTGCGACCTTAGCCACTTCGAAAGCAGAGTCGTAGACGTTTGTGGAATTGGGATGTTTATTGGAGAAGTTAAAGATTTGAGCGAGGAGGAGGTTGCTTGTGTAGAAGACGACGTCCACTAGGAACCAGTTGGCTGAGGCTGCGAAGAGGTCACGGCCGTGGAGGCTGAGGAAACGGCGGGAGAAGAGTTTGTAGGAGGATGAAGACGGTTGTTGTTGTGGTGTCTCCGATGACGAATCTTCTTCGGGTATTGGAGGCGTCATGGTTACGGACATGACTCTTTGCATGTCTTTTGTTGCTTGGGTTGCATTGTTCTCAACTAGTGCTGTGTATCTGCatgcatttataaaaatgtaagtaACTGGACCATTGATTTGATTATTTAGTAGAAAACACTGAaaaagtgaaaattttaaaataaagatcTATTCCTCGTTAAAATCATCTAAACGTTATcagttttagacttttagttaATGGATACtacatatattcaaaacttttgtaaaacttcgtagcaaaatatgatatttattctgatataaacatataaatgatTTAGGATGTTCTTATTTTCAGCTAAATTAACAATAAAAGGAGAGAGATAATATTATCAAAGCTCATTAAATTGGACCTTAAAACCAATATTAACAATGAATGAATGACATATGTTTTCTGCATAGTATATTGTCCTAATTTATAGTAAGTGTGACATTTCTAACACATTAGTTAATCAAACTAATTAGATGATTTTCAATTGATTACTAATCACTTTTGCTTCATAATCAGCGTTTGAATGAATCATCGATAATCATATCGGTCATACATTATATACCACACGGAAGAGACAAAAAGCCAATATcttcgatttttatttatgaaGCAAAGATAATCAAATTGGGAGAACTTGATTGGAAGAGAGTACCTACTACATATCAGCTGGAGAGACTAATTccagatataataaaattaaattaaactctGTTTCTTAGCTGGAGCTTATATACACACAAGGCATACTAAAACCATATACTATACAATAAAATGCTAACACTATTGCATATATTATCAATATAATGAGAGGTTGCTTGAAAGGTAATACCACAGCGTTCTGTATATCTCCCTCACAAATCAGCTTACTTACTACTTACTACTACTAGGAACAAAATCATATCGAATTATTTTGCTTAAATTTTCATGACATTTTTTTCTCACacgattaaaattttaatgacaGAAATAGT encodes:
- the LOC106381414 gene encoding probable inorganic phosphate transporter 1-9, whose protein sequence is MPPLRVLSALDAARIQWYHFKAIIVAGMGLFTDAYDLFCIAPVLKMISKIYYDNQPVGTAVLSTSYAIALLGTALGQLIFGYLGDRVGRTRVYGLCLLIMVLSSFGCGFSVCTTRRSCVMASLAFFRFVLGLGIGGDYPLSATIMSEFANKKTRGAFIAAVFSMQGLGILMSSAVTMAVCKAFKNAGEGSLEITRAAGIETLAPAEADIAWRLILMIGALPAALTFYWRMLMPETARYTALVENNATQATKDMQRVMSVTMTPPIPEEDSSSETPQQQPSSSSYKLFSRRFLSLHGRDLFAASANWFLVDVVFYTSNLLLAQIFNFSNKHPNSTNVYDSAFEVAKVAAIVAACSTIPGYWFTVYFIDRVGRVKIQIMGFFIMALVYLAAGIPYSWYRSKHEKSNNDKGFMVLYGLIFFFSNFGPNTTTFIIPAELFPTRFRSTCHGISGAAGKLGAIVGIVGFLWATKHKHYEEDVFPDVKRVRIAFLILGGVCIAGVLVTYFFTRETMGRSLEDNEEDEISPTSTAGTSSVNVLLPRQ